In Pelodiscus sinensis isolate JC-2024 chromosome 19, ASM4963464v1, whole genome shotgun sequence, the DNA window cctgccaaaCCCCCTTCCCCGGAACACAGCCGCCCAACCCCCCTACCAGGGCCACGCCCTCCCCCCTCTGCGCGCACAGCCCCAATCTCTCACTCACACGCTTGACCCGTCACACACGCACCCCCCACAGCACCGCCCGTGGGGACAGGCTCCGGCGCCGCCAACGCGGGACCCTCGACCGCAATCCGGGGCGGAGCCGGCAGAGCCCCTTGCCTGGACGGACGTGTGGCCACCCCGGGCACAGCTGGACAGTAGACGCTGGggggctctcctggccccccccgGTCGCCCCGGCAACCCAGCAGGAGCCACAGCAGAGAAAGGGTTAATCCTCAGTGAGGCCTTTGGCTCGCAGCTCCTCCTGCACTCGGGCCAGGTAGGTGGGGTCAGGGAACCCGAACCTAGGAGAGACACAGAGGAgacgtcagccccgcccccggcctgccCAACTCCTGGCACTGTCCGGCACCGGGGGGGCCCGGCCCCCAGGGTCTGAGGGTGCTCGGCCAGGGCACGGGGCGGGGCATGTCCCCAGCCCCAAAGAAAGGGCCCAGGAGCTGCAAGAGTCAGGAGAATCTTGGCATGCAGCACCAGGCCCAGCTGACTGCTggggcagagcgccccctgctgggccccaccgtgctgcacagcgccccctagcgccacaCTGAGGAAtcagggccagggctggctgcagggcagagcgccccctgctgggccccactgtgcggcacagcgccccctagcgccacgCTGAGGAATCAGGGCCAGTGCGGGCTGCaaggcagagcgccccctgctgggccccaccgtgcggcacagcgccccctagcgccacaCTGAGGAATCAGGGCCAgtgcaggctgcagggcagagcgccccctgctgagccccaccgtgcggcacagcgccccctagcgccacaCTGAGGAATCAGGGCCAgtgcaggctgcagggcagagcgctccctgctgggccccaccgtgcggcacagcgccccctagcgccacgCTGAGGAATCAGGGCCAGGgcgggctgcagggcagagcgccccctgctggcccccccatGTCACAAGTGGGCGCAGGTAGGCCCAGCCCTCCCTTGCGCCCCCGACCCCCCGCGGGCAGCGGCTGCCTACAGCTGGGGCCCCCCGGTGCAGTTGGTTTTGTGGTGGATGTCGTTCCACGTGATGACGTTGGCTCTGCCCGTGGTCATGGAGGTGCCGATGGTGAAGGTGAGGCGCTGGTCGAAGGCCTTGCGGAACAGGGCCAGCACCTTGTTCCCCTCGGGGCAGTCGGGCAGGTAGGCCACCCGCGTGGTGCCCGGGTACCGCACGCCCGGGTTGGGATGCTCCACCTGCAACGGGGGCAGGAGAAGAGACCAGTGAGGCTGCGGAGCCTGGAGTCACCTCCCGCTCTGcaccagccctggggctccgcctCGGGGGCCTCACGCCCCAGCAAGAGGCACGGGGGGGACCCCCACTCACTGACACTCACATGCCAACCTGCGTCCGGCCTCCTCTGCCCAGCCGCTCTCAGCCAGAGGGGCCAGGACAAGGCAGGGCTAgactgggctgcccctcccccccaccccaccagcagtGCTTCCTCTagggctgtgcccagccccctgccatgctcCAGGTAGGGGCTGGACATGGATGGGAGGAGTGAAAATTAGCAGAGTGCAGGGGGGGGGACAGGAAAGAGGGGAGGACATCAGAGAGCCAGCACAGCTAGGGTCACGGCACATGagactgggctggcaggggctgtggggcaggagggaggggcaccttagcaggcctgggctggcaggggctgttagggggtgaggggcaccagcagggctgggggggagcgcagggctgagctggcaggggccgggggtcgggattgtggggcagggcagggctggcaggggctgtgaggcaggagtgaggggcaccaggagggctggggggagctcagggctgggctggcaggggccgggGGTCAGgattgtggggcagggcagggctggcaggggctgttagggggtgaggggcaccggcagtgctggggaggcagggaagcTGAACAGGACACGCCTCCCTCTTGCAGCTGGCTGCCCCACAAGCTCCCTGCggtagccggggggggggggggcgtgtggccgtggctgcagggccaggccgggggtggggccgacTCACCCCCTGGATGCCGGGCGGGAAGACGTACTGGATGATGATGGTGCCGTATTTCTCGTAGCCGGGGAGCAGCAGGCTCGAGTCCTTGGACACCAGCATGCGCCCGTTCTCAGGCTGGTTGCCCACCAGCTGCCCGTAGAAGCGCCCGCACATGGGGCAGGCCTTCTTGACCTGCAGCGCCCGCGTGATGCAGGCCTCGCAGAAGGAGTGCCGGCACTTCTCCAGCGTCTTGGCGTTCTGGATCTCGCCCAGGCAGATGGGGCACTGGctctcctgctcctcttcccGCGAGCCGCccgccgcccccagcccccccgccctggcgCCGGAGCTCTGCTGAGCCCGGGAGAGCAGGCTGGCCCCGGGCTTGTCCAGCAGGGCCATGCACCCCACCAGCTCGCTGTGCCGCTGCGCTTTCTTCAGCTCCTTCTCCGTCTCCTTCAGCAAGGCCTTGAGGGCTTTGCGGGCCAGGTAGAGGCCGTTGCCGgcccccggggccggcgtggAGAGCTGCAGCACGTAGATCTCCGAGGTCTCGCCATCGATCAGGATGCTCACCTTGGTCTCTTCCTTCAGCTTGGCCAGCTTGGAGGGGGCTTCCTTGGTCAGGAAGTCCCAGACGGGTTTAGAGACCGTAAGTTTATTTTTAGCAGCGCCCCCGCACGCTGCCATCCTGGATAAAACAAATGACACTGAAGAGAAAAGAACAGTCATCAAAGCCGCCGGCATTGCCTCCCAGGTGGgctagagacagacagacagacagacccggCCGCCGCCCCGCTggcaccccctcccagcctgggctcccggAAGCACTGGAGAGGTGGACCCCTCCAGGAAGGGGCATTCCTCAGTCGCAAGGGCGCTGTTCTGAGGGGGGGGCAGCCTGGGCGACCATCATCGTCCTCTCTGGCCTTTACAACTCCAAGCCGGGCCCCGCCCTCCTGCAGGTGGCTCCTGCCGCTTTGTGCGTGGGGGTGAATTAGCGCCCGTCCCTctctgaggggggcaggcggatTGTGCCCCACAGCgaatgccccctccccaagttcagatgaccccccccccttccctgcaacCAATCAGTCGCCCAGCACAAAAACCACGTGCACAAGACAAAGGTTGAATCCATAACACAATTAAACTCATTcccaggcgggggtgggggataaATGCTTGTTTGGGGGCTGAAAAAAGGGGGGGTGATTGCTGCAAACCCCCCCACTTTGTGAGCCTTaaggctgcacacacacacaccccgggggcagggacaagtctgcagctggggcagggctatTCCATGGCAGGATGGGGAGGGCAAGACTGGTCATTAAGCTTCCCCCCCTCCAAGAGTTGCTCCGGCAGTGGCCTCCTCTGCCGGTGAAgtggggccaggccctgccctgcccagccctgtgccacatCTGGGCA includes these proteins:
- the DTX3 gene encoding putative E3 ubiquitin-protein ligase DTX3 isoform X2; the encoded protein is MGSPVSFVLSRMAACGGAAKNKLTVSKPVWDFLTKEAPSKLAKLKEETKVSILIDGETSEIYVLQLSTPAPGAGNGLYLARKALKALLKETEKELKKAQRHSELVGCMALLDKPGASLLSRAQQSSGARAGGLGAAGGSREEEQESQCPICLGEIQNAKTLEKCRHSFCEACITRALQVKKACPMCGRFYGQLVGNQPENGRMLVSKDSSLLLPGYEKYGTIIIQYVFPPGIQGVEHPNPGVRYPGTTRVAYLPDCPEGNKVLALFRKAFDQRLTFTIGTSMTTGRANVITWNDIHHKTNCTGGPQLFGFPDPTYLARVQEELRAKGLTED
- the DTX3 gene encoding putative E3 ubiquitin-protein ligase DTX3 isoform X1, whose protein sequence is MGGLFTPLPSAASLWSWKSWVFQGVLPAGRGPLAAQQLPKGGFQSVAARPGERLWGVQGGQKENWDLSESEPNPTLTFPRPRNTEVRPAPPPAYSAFRRGCWALTLARDPADWEQPLGSWFAAPLNSALRVFPAGRSMGSPVSFVLSRMAACGGAAKNKLTVSKPVWDFLTKEAPSKLAKLKEETKVSILIDGETSEIYVLQLSTPAPGAGNGLYLARKALKALLKETEKELKKAQRHSELVGCMALLDKPGASLLSRAQQSSGARAGGLGAAGGSREEEQESQCPICLGEIQNAKTLEKCRHSFCEACITRALQVKKACPMCGRFYGQLVGNQPENGRMLVSKDSSLLLPGYEKYGTIIIQYVFPPGIQGVEHPNPGVRYPGTTRVAYLPDCPEGNKVLALFRKAFDQRLTFTIGTSMTTGRANVITWNDIHHKTNCTGGPQLFGFPDPTYLARVQEELRAKGLTED
- the DTX3 gene encoding putative E3 ubiquitin-protein ligase DTX3 isoform X3; the encoded protein is MAACGGAAKNKLTVSKPVWDFLTKEAPSKLAKLKEETKVSILIDGETSEIYVLQLSTPAPGAGNGLYLARKALKALLKETEKELKKAQRHSELVGCMALLDKPGASLLSRAQQSSGARAGGLGAAGGSREEEQESQCPICLGEIQNAKTLEKCRHSFCEACITRALQVKKACPMCGRFYGQLVGNQPENGRMLVSKDSSLLLPGYEKYGTIIIQYVFPPGIQGVEHPNPGVRYPGTTRVAYLPDCPEGNKVLALFRKAFDQRLTFTIGTSMTTGRANVITWNDIHHKTNCTGGPQLFGFPDPTYLARVQEELRAKGLTED